Proteins encoded together in one Henckelia pumila isolate YLH828 unplaced genomic scaffold, ASM3356847v2 CTG_477:::fragment_3, whole genome shotgun sequence window:
- the LOC140872873 gene encoding uncharacterized protein codes for MATIGEIYVVTSSGTGHLVPCIQLCNHLSSTNYTPTLVAPSTVSADHLPAVIHITAHAEETPTSGTELEAHLFVRFNGPGSAHPACAIFDFQMGWTKHIFWKFKIPVISFFTFGACPAAMEWGAWMSGAGSGRVNPGEVHLIPGLPAEMQLTYHDFV; via the coding sequence ATGGCCACCATCGGAGAGATCTATGTTGTTACATCTTCAGGTACAGGCCATCTTGTCCCTTGTATCCAACTCTGCAACCATCTCTCTTCCACAAACTACACCCCCACCCTTGTCGCCCCCTCCACGGTCTCCGCCGACCACCTCCCCGCCGTCATCCATATAACCGCCCACGCCGAAGAAACACCCACCTCAGGCACCGAATTGGAAGCACATCTCTTCGTTAGGTTTAACGGGCCGGGATCGGCCCACCCGGCTTGCGCCATTTTTGACTTCCAGATGGGCTGGACGAAGCACATATTCTGGAAGTTCAAGATTCCGGTCATCAGCTTTTTCACCTTCGGCGCGTGTCCAGCCGCCATGGAGTGGGGTGCGTGGATGTCCGGTGCTGGCAGCGGTCGCGTCAACCCAGGTGAGGTTCACCTTATTCCAGGCTTACCAGCAGAAATGCAGCTCACATATCATGACTTTGTGTGA
- the LOC140872874 gene encoding UDP-glycosyltransferase 73B4-like, giving the protein MGLPVLGVGPLLPNQFWASSNSMVHDVLIRQPKHQSNYSEAQILQWLNKNPEKSVLYLSFGSEVSLTIEESMQLTSALQEMPYPFIWVARKNSNDIDLGNNVVSNAIRDVKGQIRNEWDFLDELRVGIWGRGLIISGWAPQLLILSHPSTGGFMSHCGWNSTLEAMARGGPIRGDQIYNVKLVVNHLKVGHMVVALNRVTPKLPNSIR; this is encoded by the coding sequence ATGGGCTTGCCAGTGCTTGGAGTGGGCCCACTTTTACCCAATCAATTTTGGGCTTCCTCTAATTCAATGGTCCATGATGTCCTAATAAGACAACCTAAGCATCAAAGTAACTACAGTGAGGCCCAAATATTACAATGGTTGAATAAAAACCCTGAAAAATCTGTCCTTTATTTGTCATTTGGCAGTGAAGTTAGCCTTACTATAGAAGAATCTATGCAACTGACCAGTGCATTGCAAGAAATGCCTTATCCATTCATATGGGTCGCTCGCAAAAATTCAAACGATATCGATCTAGGGAATAATGTGGTATCGAATGCCATAAGAGATGTGAAAGGACAAATTAGAAATGAATGGGATTTTCTTGACGAATTGAGGGTTGGAATCTGGGGAAGAGGGTTGATCATAAGTGGTTGGGCACCGCAGCTGTTGATACTGAGCCATCCTTCGACAGGGGGGTTCATGTCGCATTGTGGATGGAATTCGACCTTGGAGGCTATGGCTCGAGGTGGGCCTATTCGGGGTGACCAAATTTATAATGTTAAATTAGTAGTGAACCATCTCAAGGTTGGTCACATggtggtagcgcttaatcgcgtcacgcccaaattacccaactcaattagATAA